The Bacteroidales bacterium region TATCCAGACCAAATCTATCGAATAAATAAAATAAAATCGAAAGCAGTAAAATATACAGTAGGCGGTATTGTATCAGCAACAGGATTGAGTTTATTAGTATATGCAAGTTTAGGTACTATTCTATTTGATAATATTCCTATTGTAGTATTTACTGGTACAGGATTAGTTATAGCAGGTATAACTACACTTGTGTTACGAGTAGAAACATACAATATATCAAATGGAGATAAAATACTTTTTATTCAGGATAATAAATAATACTAATTGAAAACTTTAAATCATGTGGAAATATCGGAATGTCATATCCTGTTATGTGATTAAAGATTATTCCGAATGAGCCATTGATGCAGACATAAACTGTGGTTTAAATAAAATCATATATAGAATTTGGTGTTTGCACTGGAGCAAATATTCATTTCGTGAAAAATAAATAACTTGTAATGGCAAACATATAATAAGTTTTTTTTGATGTTACAATATTGATATAAATTTTATATCAAATATAAATTTGTATTTTTACAATTAATATGTCAAAGTTATATCTTGTTCCTACGCCTATCGGAAACCTTGAGGATATTACATTCAGGGCAGTACGTGTTTTGAAAGAAGCTGATTTGATACTTGCCGAAGATACTCGTACATCGGCTACTTTAATGAAGCATTTCGGAATTGAAACAAAAATGATGTCGCATCATTTATTTAACGAACATCGCGAAGTTCCGTTGATTGTTGAAAGAATTATGAGTGGAGAATCAATAGCATTAATCAGCGATGCAGGAACACCTGGCATTTCCGACCCCGGTTTTCTTTTAGTGCGCGAATGTTTGAAAGCAGGAATTGATGTGGAATGTCTTCCGGGAGCTACGGCTTTCGTTCCGGCTCTTGTAAATAGCGGGATTCCATGTGATCGTTTTCATTTTGAAGGGTTTCTTCCGGTAAAAAAAGGAAGGCAAACCCGCCTGAAAGAACTTGCGTTTTTGCCCAATACGCTTGTGTTTTACGAATCACCACATCGGTTATTAAAAACTCTTGAAGAATTTTCTGCATTCTTTGGTGCTGATCGAAAAATTTCTGTTTCACGCGAGCTTACTAAAATGTATGAAGAAACCAAAAGAGGCACTGTTACCGAGGTTGCAGAATATTTTAAAAGCAAAACAATTAAAGGCGAGATCGTAATTGTGGTTGAAGGGAAAACTATTAAAGAAATAAAAAGTGAATAAGTTGACAAGGTATAAGATGACAAGAGAAAACTGCCAACTGTTCTTAAATTCTCTGTTTTCTTGACATATATCTTATAAAGCAAAAAGGTTGTCTCGAGTTTTGAGACAACCTTTTCTTTTTTTTAATGGTTGTAATATTATTATCTTTTTATTTCGATACAATTATTTTTTCAAATAATTTATTATTCCCATCAACTTTTAATATAACATAATATATTCCGTTATCAAAATCTGATGCTTTAATTTCAATAGCGTTTTCTCCTTGTATAAGTTCATAGCTCTTAATTTTTATTCCCACTAAATTATAAATTTCTACTGATGCCTTTTCTTCAGTGATTGAAGTTTTAATGGTTGTTGATTCACTGAATGGATTTGGGAATATATCCATTTTATAATCATCGTTTACAGTAGAATTTATTTCACCCTGTATTTGAGTTATGGTTTGC contains the following coding sequences:
- the rsmI gene encoding 16S rRNA (cytidine(1402)-2'-O)-methyltransferase — encoded protein: MSKLYLVPTPIGNLEDITFRAVRVLKEADLILAEDTRTSATLMKHFGIETKMMSHHLFNEHREVPLIVERIMSGESIALISDAGTPGISDPGFLLVRECLKAGIDVECLPGATAFVPALVNSGIPCDRFHFEGFLPVKKGRQTRLKELAFLPNTLVFYESPHRLLKTLEEFSAFFGADRKISVSRELTKMYEETKRGTVTEVAEYFKSKTIKGEIVIVVEGKTIKEIKSE